In Glycine soja cultivar W05 chromosome 10, ASM419377v2, whole genome shotgun sequence, the genomic stretch AAGTGTGATAACATCACTGGAAGAGTTACACATCTTAATCTCCCTTGTCACACAACTCAACCTAAAGTTGTTTCTTTGGATGAGAAGGATGACAAATCACACTGCCTAACTGGTGAATTCAGCCTAACTTTACTTGAACTTGAATTTTTGTGGTACTTGGATTTTAGCAACAATGACTTCAAGTCTATCCAATACAATTCAATGGGTAGTCAAAAATGTGATCAGTTGTCAAGAGGTAACCTTCCTCATCTTTGTCGGAACTCCACCAACCTCCGTTTACTTGATTTGTCATTGAATTATGATCTTCTTGTCGATAATCTCCATTGGATTTCCCGTCTTTCCTCATTGCAATATCTTAGCCTTGAAGGTGTCCATCTTCACAAGGAAATTGATTGGCTTCAATCAGTCACCATGCTCCCTTCACTTATAGAGTTTCACTTGCAGAGGTGTCAACTTGAAAACATCTATCCATTTCTTCAGTATGCTAATTTTACCTCACTTCAAGCTCTAAATCTGTCTGGCAATGATTTTGAATCTGAGTTGCCTAGTTGGTTATTCAATCTTAGTTGTGACATCTCTTATATTGACCTTAGCCAAAATAAGATACATAGCCAACTACCTAAAACATTGCCAAATCTTAGAAGAGTTAAGTTCTTGATTTTATCTCAAAATTATCTCAAAGGACCCATTCCAAATTGGTTAGGACAACTTGAACAACTACAAGAACTTGATCtttctgataattttttttctggtCCAATCCCTGCAAGTTTGGGAAATTTATCTTCTTTGACAGATTTGGCACTCGATTCAAATGAGTTGAATGGAAATCTTCCAGACAATCTCGGGAATCTCTTCAACTTGGAAAcactttcaattttaaaaaattccttGACTGGAATTGTGTCTGAAAGaaatttactttctttttcaaaattgagATGGTTTGCCATGAGTTCCCCTGGCCTGATCTTTGATTTTGATCCTGAATGGATCCCTCCTTTTCAACTTCAACATCTTACATTGGGCTATGTGAGAGACAAACTTCCTGCATGGCTATTCACACAGAGTTCTCTAGAATATCTAATCATTGAAGATTCAACTGCTTCATTTGAACCTCTTGACAAGTTTTGGAACTTTGCTACTCAacttaaatttttctttctggTAAACAACACTATCAACGGGGACATATCAAATGTGTTGCTGAGTTCGGAACGTGTTTGGTTAGTTTCCAATAATTTAAGAGGTGGGATGCCTCGTATATCACCAGATGTGGTTGTTTTAactttatataataattcattGTCTGGATCCATTTCTCCTCTCTTGTGTGACAATAGGATAGATAAAAGCAATTTAGTGCATTTGGACATGGGTTATAACCATTTAACGGGAGAACTCACAGATTGTTGGAATGATTGGAAATCGCTGGTTCATATTGATTTAAGTTACAACAACCTAACAGGAAAGATTCCTCACTCAATGGGCTCCTTGTCTAATCTTCGTTTTCTGTATCTGGAAAGCAACAAGTTCTTTGGAGAGGTATCTTCACTAAATAACTGCAAGAATCTTTGGATACTTGATCTTGGTCACAATAATCTTTCTGGAGTTATACCAAACTGGTTGGGTCAGAGTGTGAGAGGTCTTAAATTGAGATCCAATCAATTCAGTGGCAACATTCCCACACAGCTATGCCAACTTGGTTCCTTAATGGTGATGGATTTTGCAGGCAATAGATTATCAGGACCAATACCTAATTGCTTACATAACTTCACAGCCATGCTTTTTAGTAATGCTTCAACCCTTAAAGTCGGCTATATAGTTCACTTACCAGGTTTTCCAGTAATCATGACAGCTAGTATTACGATACTTATAAAAGGGAACGAGttagaatattttaatttaatgaatgtGATTGATCTCTCAAATAACATCTTGTCTGGAAGTGTGCCTTTAGAGATATATATGCTCACTGGACTACAGTCCTTGAATTTGTCCCATAATCAATTACTGGGAACAATACCACAAGAGATTGGCAACTTGGAAGCATTAGAGTCCATTGATCTCTCAAGAAATCAATTCTCGGGAGAAATTCCAGAGTCCATGGCTGTCTTGCATTATCTTTCGGTCTTGAATCTGTCATTCAACAATTTTGTGGGGAAAATCCCAACAGGGACCCAACTTGGTTCCACAAACCTTAGCTATATCGGCAATCCTCTCCTCTGTGGAGCTCCACTTACAAAGATATGCCCACAAGATGAAAAGTCCAACAACACAAAACATGcaggagaagaagatgatgatgataaatCTGAACTATACTCCTGGTTCTATATGGGCCTGGGAATTGGATTTGCCGTGGGATTTTTGGGAGTTTTGGGCGCCATTTTCTTCAACCAGAGATGCAGGCATGCTTATTTTCGATTTCTGCACCGAATGTATGACTTTGTGATCCAAAAGATGAACTCCATCTATTGAAATCTTAAGTAATTGCAACTGTGGCAGTGGTACGTAAAGGATCTAATTTATTCAGATATAAACTAAATCAAGTTTATATAcatcttttgtttaaattcaaatatactATATATTCACTCTCTGAAAcgtaagtattttaatttttactctcTTTGATCCAACATACTCACAtaacacacatatataataacTCTAGTTGCATTGTACTCTGCAGGTTCTTGATGTCCGTGCTTCTACACGTTACTTGATACAGACGTTTTTGAAAGAGGCCACAATATTGTGTTATTCGgaatatagaaataaaattgtgaCTTGTACGTTCAAGCTTTTATGAAGTTACTTAATACTTATGGCTAAAGCTTCTATTTGCTCTTTGGAATTTGTGTTTTGTAAAGTGTGAACAGTTTgtaatgttttttataatattatgtaGACTATTTTGAAGATACGGTTTAAGgatattcaaaaagaaagttGGAATAGTCATTCTCTATTTGTAACTTCATTTCCCTCTTTCCATTTTTCATTTGCAGCGTATGATTATTTAACAATAACCTTATGGTAGCTTTAAGAGATTGGTTGAGAGTTGAGTAAAGTAAAATAGGATTTCACATTTGATACATTAAATATTTGGACCCTAGTCATTCAAATTTTTGAAGTGGAGTAAATGTACATATGATCATAGGATGGGCCTTAGgtccaaaagaaataaaattaagcaGTCCAAAGATTAATTATATTGGATAGAGTTA encodes the following:
- the LOC114371815 gene encoding receptor-like protein EIX2, translated to MLFYSVMCSSKIHCNEKDMNTLLRFKTGVTDPSGVLSSWFPKLDCCQWTGVKCDNITGRVTHLNLPCHTTQPKVVSLDEKDDKSHCLTGEFSLTLLELEFLWYLDFSNNDFKSIQYNSMGSQKCDQLSRGNLPHLCRNSTNLRLLDLSLNYDLLVDNLHWISRLSSLQYLSLEGVHLHKEIDWLQSVTMLPSLIEFHLQRCQLENIYPFLQYANFTSLQALNLSGNDFESELPSWLFNLSCDISYIDLSQNKIHSQLPKTLPNLRRVKFLILSQNYLKGPIPNWLGQLEQLQELDLSDNFFSGPIPASLGNLSSLTDLALDSNELNGNLPDNLGNLFNLETLSILKNSLTGIVSERNLLSFSKLRWFAMSSPGLIFDFDPEWIPPFQLQHLTLGYVRDKLPAWLFTQSSLEYLIIEDSTASFEPLDKFWNFATQLKFFFLVNNTINGDISNVLLSSERVWLVSNNLRGGMPRISPDVVVLTLYNNSLSGSISPLLCDNRIDKSNLVHLDMGYNHLTGELTDCWNDWKSLVHIDLSYNNLTGKIPHSMGSLSNLRFLYLESNKFFGEVSSLNNCKNLWILDLGHNNLSGVIPNWLGQSVRGLKLRSNQFSGNIPTQLCQLGSLMVMDFAGNRLSGPIPNCLHNFTAMLFSNASTLKVGYIVHLPGFPVIMTASITILIKGNELEYFNLMNVIDLSNNILSGSVPLEIYMLTGLQSLNLSHNQLLGTIPQEIGNLEALESIDLSRNQFSGEIPESMAVLHYLSVLNLSFNNFVGKIPTGTQLGSTNLSYIGNPLLCGAPLTKICPQDEKSNNTKHAGEEDDDDKSELYSWFYMGLGIGFAVGFLGVLGAIFFNQRCRHAYFRFLHRMYDFVIQKMNSIY